From bacterium:
TGGGCCTGGTCGAGGCCCAACGGGCCGCCGGTGTTGGGATTTACGTCGAACCGAGGAAAATTCGACGACGAGACGTGCAGGCGGATACGGTGCCCACGCTTGAAGACGAGGCTCGTCGGATACAGCGTGATCGTGAACTCGTAGGGCCGGCCGGGCTCGAGCAGCTCCGGCCGCTCGCGGTTGTCCCGGTAGCGCGCGCGGATGATCGAGTCGCCGATGTTGAGCTCGTAGCCGTCCGGATAGTCGGGGTTGGGCGGGTAGACGTCGATCAACTTCGCCGTGAAGTCCGTGTCGTGCGCGGAGGACGCGGCCCAGAGATGCACCTCGACGGTGCCCGTGACCTCGACGTCGCGCGCGAGCGGCGGCGTGGAGAACACGAGCACGTCGCGCCGCACCGACAGGGGGAGGCGGTCCCGCGCGCCGTAGACGTGGGGACCGCCGCGCTGGTCGAAGCCGCCGCCCGGCATGATATCGTAGCCCACCGAGATGTTGCCGCCGATCGTCGGCACCGGATCCGCTGGATCGAAGACGAACCGCGACGGCCCGGCCCCGGCGGGCGGCGAGTGCGGGGCCAGCCCGCCTCCCGGCTGCAGATAGAATGGCGTGTACTCGGTGCGCGCGGGCGGCCATTCGCGTTCGGTCCGCCAGCGGCCGCCGACGTCGAGCTTGCCGGAGCCGGGGACCTTGCGGCCGGAGCCGCCGCCCATGACGAAAATCTGCACCGGCGGGTCGTCGAGCACGCCGTTTGCCCCCTTCGGGGACAGCACCGCGTCGAACCACCGCAGCCGGAATTGGTCGTAGCCGAGCGGCGCGTCGGGCCCGAATTCGGCGTCGCCCGAATAGGCGAGATCGAGGTTGGCGCCGCCGTGGATCCACGGCCCCATGATGAGCCGGACGGGCCCCTTCTTGCGGCGGCTCAACTCGACGTAATTGGTCACGGTCGAGCGCGCGTACGAATCGTACCACCCGCCGCAGAAATAGACGGGGACGTCGGCGTGGCGCTCGTACAGGCCCTCGATCGAATACCCCGGACGTCCGGACCAGTACGCGTCGTAGTCCCCGTGCTGCCAGATGTCGAGCAGCCAGCGCTCGTAGGACGGCACGTGCCGGAGGGGCGTGAGACCCGCCTTCGGCGGCAGCTGGGCAAGCCAGGACCGGATCTCGCCCCACGCCTGGTTCATCGCGACGCGCGTGGCGGCGTCGGAGGCGGCCTCGTGCGACGTGAGCGCCATCATGAACGAGTAGAGCGCGAACCGCACCTCGAGCGCGCCGCCCTGGCGCATCGAGGCGGTGTGGTAGTTGTGAAACCCCATGCTCACGAACTGCGCGGCGAGCCCGGGCGGATCGAGCGCCGCGAGGCTGGTCTGCGTGCACGACGAGTAGGACAGGCCGATCGTCGCGACGCGGCCGTCGCACCACGGCTGCGCGCGCACCCACGCGACCGTCTCCACGCCGTCGGGTCCTTCGTTGCCGAACGGGTAAAACTCGCCCTCCGACTCGAATCGGCCGCGCACATCTTGTACTACGACGGCGTAGCCGTGGCTGGCGAAATACTTCGCGGAGAGCACCAGCGGCGCGCCGAGCTTGTTGTAGGGCGTGCGCTCGAGGATCGCCGGCCACGGGCCCGGGGCGCCGGCCGGCAGGTAGACGTCCGCCGCGAGGTGCGTCCCGTCGGAGAGCCGCATCGTGACGTGCCGCTCGCAGGCGACCGGATGCGTCGGGGTCGCCCAGCCGGCGCCCGGCGGCGCCCCGTTCCGCGGAGACGGGCTCATGCGCCCCACGTCTCCCGCAGCACGCGCACCCAGTTGCCGTGCGCGAGCTTCGCCAGATCGCCCTCCGTGTGGCCGCGCGCGCGCAGCGCCGCCATGAGCCGCGGCAGCCCCGCGGCGTCCCGCAGCTCCGCCGGCATCGTGGCGCCGTCGAAGTCCGAGCCCAGGCCGACGTGATCGATCCCCATCCGCTCCGCCATGTACTCGACGTGGTCGACCATCCGCGCGATCGGCGTGTCCGGGGAGCGTCCGCCGTCCTCGCGGAGGAAGCCGACGTGATAGTTGAGCCCGGCGATGCCGTGGCTGTCCTTGATCGCGTCCATCTGACGGTCGGTCAGGTTCCGGGCGCTCGCGGAGAGAGCGTGCGCGTTCGAGTGCGTGCAAATCAGCGGTGCCCGGGAGATCTTCGCGACGTCCCAAAAGCCCTGCTCGTTGATGTGCGACAGATCGATCATCACCCGCCGCGCGTTGAGCTGCCGGACGAGCGCGCGGCCGAGATCGGTGAGTCCCGGGCCGGTGTCCGGGCTGCTCGGGAACTTGAACGGCACGCCGGTAGCGTACCGGTTGCGCCGGCTGTGCGTGAGCCCGACCGAGCGCACGCCCGCGGCGTAGAAGGTTTCGAGCGCCCGGCCGTCCGGGTCGAGGGGCTCCGCGCCCTCGAAGTGCAGCAGCATCGCGAAGGTCCCCCGGTCGAGACACGACTGCAGCTCGGCCGCCGTGCGCACCGCGGCCACCTGCCCGTCGGAAGCGGCCACGACGTGCAGCAGCCGTCCGAGGAGATCGACCGCCTGCGCCTCCGCGTATTCGAGCGGCATCGGCTCTGGCCACGTGCGCTCATCCGCGTAGCGGCTCATCGCGGATTCGAGGGTGGCCGCCCGGGACCGGACGTCCTCGGCCGGCGGGGCCGGATCCGGAATATACACGGCGAAGAATCCGCCGCCGAGTCCGCCCTCCCGGGCGCGCGGCAGATCGATGTGGCCGGTCTCCGACCGTTCGAAAAACGATCGGCCGGTCTTCATCATGCTGAGGACCGTGTCGTTGTGCCCGTCGAAGACCAGCGGGTCGTTCTGCCTCCGGGGCGTCATCGGTTCCGCTCCTCCTTCCCGGTGGACCGTGCCACCGGGTTGTCGGGATATGAGCACCAGTCACTCCAGCTTCCGGGGTAGAGACGCGCGGCCGTAAGACCCGCCTCTTCCATCGCGAGCAGATTGGCGCACGCGGTAACGCCGGAGCCGCAGTACACGACGACCTCGCCGCCGCCGAGCCCGCCGAACCGCTCGGCCAGCGCGGCCCGCGGCTTCAGCCGGCCCTGCGCGTCGAGGATTTCGGTCCACGGCAGGTTCACCGCGCCCGGAACGTGGCCGGCGACCGGATCCAGCGGCTCGACCTCACCCCGGTAGCGCTCGGGGGCGCGCGAATCAACGAGGTGCGCGCCGCCCTCCGCCGCGATGCGGCGCACGCGTTCGACGTCGACGGCCAGTTCCCGCCGCGGGTGCGGGAC
This genomic window contains:
- a CDS encoding dipeptidase, producing MTPRRQNDPLVFDGHNDTVLSMMKTGRSFFERSETGHIDLPRAREGGLGGGFFAVYIPDPAPPAEDVRSRAATLESAMSRYADERTWPEPMPLEYAEAQAVDLLGRLLHVVAASDGQVAAVRTAAELQSCLDRGTFAMLLHFEGAEPLDPDGRALETFYAAGVRSVGLTHSRRNRYATGVPFKFPSSPDTGPGLTDLGRALVRQLNARRVMIDLSHINEQGFWDVAKISRAPLICTHSNAHALSASARNLTDRQMDAIKDSHGIAGLNYHVGFLREDGGRSPDTPIARMVDHVEYMAERMGIDHVGLGSDFDGATMPAELRDAAGLPRLMAALRARGHTEGDLAKLAHGNWVRVLRETWGA
- a CDS encoding CocE/NonD family hydrolase, encoding MSPSPRNGAPPGAGWATPTHPVACERHVTMRLSDGTHLAADVYLPAGAPGPWPAILERTPYNKLGAPLVLSAKYFASHGYAVVVQDVRGRFESEGEFYPFGNEGPDGVETVAWVRAQPWCDGRVATIGLSYSSCTQTSLAALDPPGLAAQFVSMGFHNYHTASMRQGGALEVRFALYSFMMALTSHEAASDAATRVAMNQAWGEIRSWLAQLPPKAGLTPLRHVPSYERWLLDIWQHGDYDAYWSGRPGYSIEGLYERHADVPVYFCGGWYDSYARSTVTNYVELSRRKKGPVRLIMGPWIHGGANLDLAYSGDAEFGPDAPLGYDQFRLRWFDAVLSPKGANGVLDDPPVQIFVMGGGSGRKVPGSGKLDVGGRWRTEREWPPARTEYTPFYLQPGGGLAPHSPPAGAGPSRFVFDPADPVPTIGGNISVGYDIMPGGGFDQRGGPHVYGARDRLPLSVRRDVLVFSTPPLARDVEVTGTVEVHLWAASSAHDTDFTAKLIDVYPPNPDYPDGYELNIGDSIIRARYRDNRERPELLEPGRPYEFTITLYPTSLVFKRGHRIRLHVSSSNFPRFDVNPNTGGPLGLDQAHQTATQAVFHDAGRPSRVILPIIPT